A stretch of Ferribacterium limneticum DNA encodes these proteins:
- a CDS encoding TolC family protein: MILLLGMSAMLVVAQPEYDLPKLEALAMESSRSVLAAREQITAARYAVESAGAFPNPELEYLGGTVRSRGVGGNLGDARSVALTQPLDMPWRRSSRIGAAEAGLAATSAAVRAFEADSLARLRLRYFEVLRRDAELKNAREDMSLMESVRSRIALRVETGEAPRFELIKADAEALNAQKTAQAAGFRVEQARFLLRQAVGAALPADFGLQGRLRDVPEVPPLDGLRKQLSETSPDLARVRAEMVRAQHQLDLEKRQRWPSVALKASMDEDPETRASKVGVVVSIPLWDRRSGPVGEAAAQLSRARHELAAQEFSLAQQLDVAVQQYEIAQSQVTALEGGIVRQAEAALKVSEAAYRFGERGFLEVLDAQRVFRAARAELIAARYELAAAWVEIERLRAIPGETRK; encoded by the coding sequence TTGATTCTCCTGCTGGGCATGAGCGCGATGCTGGTCGTCGCGCAGCCCGAATATGATTTGCCGAAGCTCGAGGCGCTGGCCATGGAGTCCAGTCGTTCCGTGCTGGCAGCCCGTGAGCAGATTACGGCGGCCCGCTATGCCGTTGAAAGTGCGGGCGCCTTTCCCAACCCGGAACTGGAATATCTTGGCGGCACCGTACGTTCCCGCGGGGTGGGCGGCAATCTTGGCGATGCACGAAGCGTTGCGCTGACTCAGCCTCTGGACATGCCGTGGCGCCGTTCCTCCCGGATTGGCGCGGCCGAGGCGGGGCTGGCGGCGACCAGTGCGGCCGTGCGTGCCTTCGAGGCTGATTCGCTGGCCCGTCTTCGTCTGCGCTATTTCGAAGTTTTGCGCCGCGATGCCGAGCTGAAGAATGCCCGTGAAGACATGAGCTTGATGGAGAGTGTGCGCTCACGTATCGCCCTGCGGGTCGAAACCGGCGAAGCACCGCGCTTCGAGTTGATCAAGGCCGATGCCGAAGCCCTCAACGCCCAGAAAACCGCTCAGGCTGCGGGATTCCGGGTTGAGCAGGCGCGTTTTCTGCTGCGCCAGGCTGTCGGCGCCGCCTTGCCGGCTGACTTCGGCTTGCAGGGGCGCCTGCGTGACGTGCCGGAAGTGCCGCCGCTGGATGGGCTGCGCAAGCAGCTGAGCGAAACGAGCCCGGATTTGGCGCGGGTACGCGCCGAAATGGTGCGTGCGCAGCACCAGCTTGATCTTGAAAAACGTCAGCGCTGGCCTAGCGTCGCGTTGAAAGCCAGCATGGATGAGGATCCGGAAACACGGGCCTCGAAAGTTGGCGTGGTTGTCTCGATACCCTTGTGGGACCGGCGTAGCGGCCCGGTCGGCGAAGCGGCGGCCCAATTGTCTCGGGCGCGCCACGAACTCGCGGCGCAGGAGTTTTCGCTGGCCCAGCAACTCGATGTCGCGGTCCAGCAATATGAAATTGCCCAGTCGCAGGTGACGGCGCTGGAGGGCGGCATCGTCCGGCAGGCCGAGGCGGCGCTGAAGGTTTCCGAGGCAGCTTATCGCTTTGGCGAACGCGGCTTTCTCGAAGTGCTCGATGCGCAACGGGTTTTCCGTGCGGCTCGTGCCGAATTGATTGCGGCGCGCTATGAACTGGCAGCGGCGTGGGTAGAAATTGAAAGATTGCGGGCGATTCCCGGAGAAACAAGAAAATGA
- a CDS encoding efflux RND transporter periplasmic adaptor subunit: MKKALILALSAALLLGCNKDNNPAAARQAQDPTIVQPSPELLAQLKLADLERRAVAETLRVAGRIDFDEQRLARIGATVTGRVTEIDALLGQSVKKGEVLARLNSSELSSQQLAYLKARAQLELNRRNAERAKALFDADVIGAAELQRRESEFQISVAESRAAADQLQLLGVSRAAIDRLGKQGAVDSVTPVTATMDGVVVERKLAQGQVVQPADALFVVADLSRLWAVAEVPEQQVSQVKTGQTVSIEVPALGNEKLAGKLIFVGQTIDPETRTVLVRTELDNREGRLKPAMLASMLIEAKPVERLVVPASAVVRENDEDHVFVAEGDGVFRLLKVKLGPEQGGVRVLFSGLKGGEKLVVDGAFHLNNERNRKEMEGS, from the coding sequence ATGAAAAAAGCCCTGATTCTGGCTTTGTCCGCAGCACTTTTACTGGGCTGCAACAAGGATAACAACCCGGCCGCCGCTCGGCAGGCGCAGGACCCGACCATCGTTCAGCCGTCTCCGGAATTGCTGGCGCAGCTGAAACTGGCTGATCTCGAAAGGAGGGCGGTGGCTGAAACCCTGCGTGTGGCGGGGCGGATCGATTTCGACGAGCAGCGGCTGGCGCGCATCGGCGCCACGGTGACCGGTCGCGTCACCGAGATTGATGCCCTGCTCGGGCAAAGCGTCAAAAAGGGTGAAGTCCTGGCCCGCCTGAACAGCAGCGAATTGTCCAGCCAGCAGCTGGCCTATCTGAAAGCCCGGGCTCAGCTTGAACTGAACCGCCGCAACGCCGAGCGGGCCAAGGCCTTGTTCGATGCCGATGTGATCGGTGCTGCCGAGTTGCAACGGCGGGAAAGCGAGTTCCAGATTTCCGTGGCCGAATCCCGCGCTGCTGCCGACCAGCTTCAGTTGCTCGGCGTCAGCCGGGCCGCCATTGATCGTCTCGGCAAGCAGGGGGCGGTGGATTCCGTGACCCCGGTGACGGCAACAATGGATGGCGTGGTGGTCGAACGCAAGCTGGCCCAGGGACAGGTGGTGCAGCCAGCGGACGCTCTGTTCGTCGTTGCCGATCTATCGCGCCTGTGGGCCGTGGCCGAGGTGCCGGAGCAGCAGGTCAGCCAGGTCAAGACCGGGCAGACCGTCAGTATCGAAGTTCCAGCACTGGGCAATGAGAAACTCGCCGGCAAACTGATTTTTGTTGGGCAGACGATTGATCCGGAAACGCGCACGGTGCTCGTGCGCACTGAGCTGGATAATCGCGAGGGACGTCTCAAGCCGGCGATGCTGGCCTCCATGCTGATCGAGGCCAAGCCGGTGGAACGCCTGGTCGTGCCGGCCAGCGCCGTCGTCCGTGAAAATGATGAGGATCACGTATTTGTGGCCGAGGGCGATGGGGTTTTTCGTTTGCTCAAGGTCAAGCTCGGGCCGGAGCAGGGTGGCGTTCGGGTGCTGTTTTCAGGGCTCAAGGGCGGGGAGAAGCTGGTCGTCGACGGCGCTTTTCACCTGAACAATGAGCGTAATCGCAAGGAAATGGAGGGGTCGTGA
- a CDS encoding efflux RND transporter permease subunit — MIESLVRGALKQRLVVAVIATVLFFFGLDAARKLSVDAFPDVTNVQVQIATEATGRSPEEVERFATVPLEVAMTGLPGLEEMRSLNKPGLSLITLVFNDKTNVYFARQLVMERLLEVGSRLPVGITPILGPVSTGLGEVYQYTLERPDDGDRTLSEEELMKRRVAQDWVVRPLLRSIPGVAEINSQGGFAKQYQVLVNPDKLRHFGLSVADVYQAVGRNNANAGGGVLPQYAEQYLIRGVGLIRDLEDLRAIVLKEKDGVPVYVRDVAEVQIGHEVRQGAVIKNGTTEAVGGVVMMIAGGNAKEVVSRVKARVEEINRKGMLPDGLKIAPYYDRSELVDAALWTVTKVLLEGVALVVVVLFLFLGDVRSSLIVVGTLVLTPLLTFMAMNKLGISANLMSLGGLAIAIGLMVDGSVVVVENAYLQLGRHAKSGESQLRVILRAVVEVATPVIFGVGIIILVFLPLMTLQGMEGKMFAPLAYTIAIALAISLILSMTLTPVMSTYLLKPPAHDGDHDTKLIAAMKRRYLKMLHWALGNERKTVILAVGAFILTIGTLPFLGTAFIPEMKEGSVVPGINRVPNISLDESIKMEMEAMRLVMQVPGVKSAVSGVGRGESPADPQGPNESTPIVSLKPRSEWPSGWTQEDIQDAMREKLKVLPGVQVVMAQPISDRVDEMVTGVRSDIAVKVFGDDLDQLKKIAGQIGKVAQALQGAQDLRIERISGQQYLSIEVDRQAIARLGINVSDVNDLLETAVGGKVATEIFEGERRFPGVVRLPERFRNNVEAISNILITSPNGARARLADVAKISVMDGPAQISRELGKRRIVVGVNVKDRDLGSFVAELQQKVDGQIKLPDGYYLEWGGQFQNMERALGHLKIIIPITIAAIFFLLFLLFNSLRFATLIITVLPFASIGGIIGLFVSGEYLSVPASVGFIALWGIAVLNGVVLVSYIRGLRDQGRSVRDAVVEGATLRFRPVMMTATVAMLGLIPFLFSSGPGSEVQRPLAIVVIGGLITCTLLTLLVLPTIYRWFDEDEVEA; from the coding sequence GTGATCGAATCTCTCGTCCGTGGTGCGCTCAAGCAGCGCCTGGTCGTCGCGGTCATCGCGACGGTTCTCTTTTTCTTCGGGCTGGATGCAGCGCGCAAACTGTCGGTCGATGCCTTTCCCGACGTAACCAACGTCCAGGTTCAAATCGCGACCGAGGCCACTGGCCGTTCGCCGGAAGAGGTCGAACGCTTTGCCACCGTGCCGCTGGAGGTCGCGATGACCGGCCTGCCCGGGCTGGAAGAAATGCGCTCGCTGAACAAGCCCGGCCTGTCGCTGATCACGCTGGTTTTCAACGACAAGACCAACGTCTATTTCGCCCGCCAACTGGTCATGGAGCGCCTGCTCGAAGTCGGTTCGCGTCTGCCTGTCGGCATTACGCCGATTCTTGGGCCGGTGTCGACCGGTCTCGGCGAGGTTTATCAATACACGCTGGAACGGCCTGATGATGGCGACCGGACGCTGAGTGAAGAAGAGTTGATGAAGCGTCGCGTCGCCCAAGACTGGGTGGTGCGCCCCTTGCTGCGCTCGATTCCGGGGGTTGCCGAAATCAATTCGCAGGGTGGATTTGCCAAGCAGTATCAGGTGCTGGTCAATCCCGACAAGCTGCGCCATTTCGGGCTCAGTGTGGCTGACGTCTATCAGGCGGTTGGCCGCAACAACGCCAACGCCGGCGGCGGCGTCCTGCCGCAATACGCCGAGCAATACCTGATTCGCGGCGTCGGCCTGATCCGCGACCTGGAGGATTTGCGCGCCATCGTGCTCAAGGAAAAGGACGGCGTGCCGGTCTATGTGCGCGATGTGGCCGAGGTGCAGATCGGCCATGAGGTTCGCCAAGGCGCCGTGATCAAGAACGGGACGACCGAGGCGGTCGGCGGCGTGGTCATGATGATCGCCGGCGGCAACGCCAAGGAAGTGGTCAGCCGGGTCAAGGCGCGGGTCGAGGAGATCAACCGCAAGGGCATGCTGCCCGACGGCCTGAAGATCGCGCCGTATTACGACCGTTCGGAACTGGTCGATGCGGCGCTGTGGACGGTGACCAAGGTGCTGCTTGAGGGCGTCGCGCTGGTTGTCGTCGTGCTCTTCCTGTTCCTTGGTGACGTGCGTTCCTCGTTGATCGTGGTCGGTACGCTGGTACTGACGCCGCTGCTGACTTTCATGGCGATGAACAAGCTGGGCATTTCGGCCAACCTGATGTCGCTCGGCGGTTTGGCGATCGCCATCGGCCTGATGGTCGACGGCTCGGTGGTCGTCGTCGAAAACGCCTACCTGCAACTCGGGCGCCATGCCAAGAGCGGAGAGAGCCAGTTGCGGGTGATCCTGCGCGCCGTGGTCGAAGTCGCGACGCCGGTCATCTTCGGCGTTGGCATCATCATTCTCGTCTTCCTGCCGCTGATGACCTTGCAGGGCATGGAGGGCAAGATGTTCGCCCCGCTGGCCTACACCATCGCCATCGCGCTGGCCATTTCGCTGATTCTGTCGATGACGCTGACGCCGGTGATGTCGACCTACCTGCTCAAGCCGCCGGCCCACGATGGTGATCACGACACCAAGCTGATCGCCGCCATGAAGCGCCGCTACCTCAAGATGCTGCACTGGGCGCTGGGCAATGAGCGCAAGACGGTGATCCTGGCCGTTGGCGCCTTCATCCTGACCATCGGCACGCTGCCTTTCCTTGGCACTGCCTTTATTCCGGAAATGAAGGAAGGCTCGGTCGTGCCGGGTATCAACCGGGTGCCCAACATCTCGCTCGACGAGTCGATCAAGATGGAAATGGAGGCCATGCGTCTGGTCATGCAGGTGCCGGGCGTCAAGTCGGCGGTGTCCGGCGTTGGTCGCGGCGAATCGCCGGCCGACCCGCAGGGGCCGAATGAATCGACGCCGATCGTCAGCCTGAAGCCGCGCAGCGAGTGGCCATCCGGCTGGACGCAGGAGGATATTCAGGATGCCATGCGCGAGAAGCTGAAGGTCTTGCCGGGCGTGCAGGTGGTCATGGCCCAGCCGATTTCCGACCGCGTCGATGAAATGGTCACCGGCGTGCGCTCCGACATCGCGGTCAAGGTTTTTGGCGACGATCTCGATCAGTTGAAGAAGATTGCCGGGCAAATCGGCAAGGTCGCCCAGGCCTTGCAGGGCGCGCAGGATTTGCGCATCGAGCGGATCAGCGGCCAGCAGTACTTGTCGATCGAAGTGGATCGTCAGGCCATTGCCCGCCTCGGGATTAACGTTTCGGATGTCAATGATCTGCTGGAAACGGCCGTCGGTGGCAAGGTGGCGACCGAGATTTTCGAGGGCGAACGCCGCTTCCCGGGCGTGGTTCGCTTGCCCGAGCGTTTCCGCAATAACGTCGAGGCAATTTCCAACATCCTGATTACTTCGCCCAATGGTGCGCGGGCACGACTGGCCGATGTGGCCAAAATCAGTGTCATGGACGGCCCGGCACAGATTTCGCGCGAGTTGGGCAAGCGACGCATCGTCGTCGGCGTGAACGTCAAGGATCGCGACCTCGGCAGTTTCGTCGCCGAGTTGCAGCAGAAGGTGGACGGTCAGATCAAGTTGCCGGACGGCTATTACCTGGAGTGGGGCGGTCAGTTCCAGAACATGGAGCGGGCGCTCGGTCACCTGAAGATCATCATCCCGATCACCATCGCGGCGATTTTCTTCCTGCTCTTCCTGCTCTTCAATTCGCTGCGCTTCGCCACGCTGATCATTACCGTGCTGCCATTTGCCTCCATCGGCGGCATCATCGGCCTGTTCGTCAGCGGCGAATATCTGTCCGTGCCAGCCTCGGTGGGCTTCATTGCGCTGTGGGGCATCGCCGTGCTCAACGGCGTCGTTCTGGTGTCCTACATCCGCGGTCTGCGCGACCAGGGGCGCAGTGTGCGCGATGCGGTGGTCGAAGGCGCCACGCTGCGTTTCCGGCCGGTGATGATGACCGCGACGGTGGCCATGCTCGGCCTGATTCCCTTCCTGTTCTCCAGTGGGCCGGGCTCCGAGGTGCAGCGTCCGTTGGCCATTGTGGTCATTGGCGGCCTGATTACCTGCACCCTGCTGACGCTGCTGGTTTTACCCACGATTTACCGCTGGTTTGACGAAGACGAGGTTGAAGCATGA
- a CDS encoding P-II family nitrogen regulator, with protein sequence MKEIKAVIRPNKLAVLRDALVALPGFPGMTVTKVEGCSAPSRHVPARTKIKDELTDYTSKVRVEIVAPDEVAEAVFMRITEVAQTGHYGDGLVWITDVEKVAFIFKTTPGPE encoded by the coding sequence ATGAAAGAGATCAAGGCGGTCATTCGCCCCAATAAACTGGCGGTGTTGCGCGATGCGCTGGTGGCCTTGCCGGGCTTTCCCGGAATGACGGTGACCAAGGTTGAGGGCTGCAGCGCCCCCTCACGCCATGTGCCGGCGCGGACCAAAATCAAGGATGAGCTGACCGACTACACTTCCAAGGTGCGCGTCGAAATCGTCGCGCCCGACGAAGTGGCCGAGGCCGTCTTCATGCGCATTACTGAAGTGGCGCAGACCGGGCATTACGGTGACGGATTGGTCTGGATCACCGACGTCGAGAAGGTCGCTTTCATTTTCAAGACGACACCCGGGCCGGAGTAA
- a CDS encoding GAF domain-containing protein yields MENLHIPGIGAALMSPAELQEGIASLSRGVYFKEASFEMMLSILTESAAQMSGVERVSIWALTDDHHELSCLDLYERASGQHSKGTSIDAGRYPAYFRALRAGTTIVVDDALMHPLTAEFATDYLPRYQVTAMLDTPIHIRGELQGVLCLEQVASRQPWASAHQLFAQAVANLVTLALVEYEAEEAKREAQVASERLRAVFDASRDALFLADGDSGEILDVNRQAEALLGRARHELLGRHQGSLHPLELQRTMLGEFRQMLDGRQPWALASQIQHSDGRTVPVEITAEVADLSDGRRLALSIFRPV; encoded by the coding sequence ATGGAAAATCTGCATATCCCCGGCATTGGCGCCGCCCTGATGTCGCCAGCAGAGCTGCAGGAAGGCATCGCCAGCCTGTCGCGCGGGGTCTATTTCAAGGAAGCCTCGTTCGAGATGATGCTCAGCATCCTGACCGAATCGGCCGCCCAAATGTCCGGGGTCGAGCGCGTCAGCATCTGGGCGCTGACTGACGATCATCACGAACTCAGTTGCCTTGACCTCTACGAACGTGCCTCCGGTCAGCATAGCAAGGGGACGAGTATCGATGCCGGGCGCTATCCCGCCTATTTTCGCGCCCTGCGGGCCGGTACGACCATTGTGGTCGACGATGCCTTGATGCATCCGTTGACGGCCGAATTTGCCACCGACTATTTGCCGCGCTACCAGGTGACGGCGATGCTCGATACCCCGATTCACATTCGAGGTGAATTGCAAGGTGTACTGTGTCTCGAACAGGTTGCATCACGCCAGCCGTGGGCCTCGGCGCACCAGCTTTTTGCTCAGGCCGTGGCCAATCTGGTGACCCTGGCGCTGGTCGAATACGAGGCAGAAGAGGCGAAACGCGAGGCGCAAGTGGCCAGTGAGCGCCTGCGGGCAGTTTTCGATGCATCCAGGGACGCGCTTTTCCTGGCCGATGGCGATAGCGGCGAGATCCTTGATGTCAATCGCCAGGCCGAGGCTTTGCTTGGTCGGGCGCGCCATGAATTGCTTGGTCGGCATCAAGGCAGCCTGCATCCGCTCGAGCTCCAGAGAACGATGCTCGGGGAGTTTCGCCAGATGCTTGATGGCCGCCAGCCCTGGGCTTTGGCGAGCCAGATTCAACATAGCGATGGGCGGACGGTGCCGGTCGAGATTACCGCCGAGGTCGCCGACCTGAGCGATGGCCGGCGGCTCGCCTTGAGTATTTTTCGGCCAGTCTAG
- a CDS encoding VOC family protein, translating into MTRPFKVLGIQQIAIGGPSKEKLRTLWVEKFGLEITSTFVSERENVDEDICAMGSGPFKVEVDLMQPLDPEKKPAVHTTPLNHVGLWIDDLPKAVEWLSANGVRFAPGGIRKGAAGFDITFLHPKGNEEFPIGGEGVLIELVQAPPEVVSAFAKLAAQ; encoded by the coding sequence ATGACACGTCCGTTCAAGGTTCTCGGCATCCAGCAAATCGCCATCGGCGGCCCCTCCAAGGAAAAATTGCGCACGCTGTGGGTCGAGAAATTCGGCCTGGAAATCACCAGCACCTTCGTTTCCGAACGCGAGAACGTCGACGAAGACATCTGTGCCATGGGCAGCGGCCCGTTCAAGGTGGAAGTCGACCTGATGCAGCCGCTGGATCCGGAAAAGAAGCCGGCTGTACATACGACGCCGCTCAACCACGTCGGCCTGTGGATCGATGATTTGCCGAAGGCCGTCGAATGGCTGTCGGCCAATGGCGTGCGTTTCGCGCCTGGCGGCATTCGCAAGGGCGCCGCTGGCTTTGACATCACCTTCCTGCACCCGAAGGGCAATGAAGAATTCCCGATCGGCGGCGAAGGCGTGTTGATCGAACTGGTTCAGGCGCCGCCGGAAGTCGTTTCGGCCTTCGCCAAGCTGGCGGCTCAATAA
- the lgt gene encoding prolipoprotein diacylglyceryl transferase yields the protein MLLHPQFDPVAFSVGPLSVRWYGLMYLVAFVQFILLGRYRIKTRPGLLSIEQLDDLLFYGMLGVIIGGRLGQVLFYEPTYFLANPLEIFAVWKGGMSFHGGFIGVLLAIGLWGRKLSLNWFDVTDFIAPLVPLGLAAGRVGNFINGELWGRVAEASLPWAMIFPQSGDMAPRHPSQLYHVGLEGLSLFIILWLFTAKPRPRAAASGVFLIGYGAFRFITEFFREPDHGIFGQSYTISMGQWLSLPMILAGVALVVFAYRKKPL from the coding sequence ATGCTTCTTCACCCACAGTTCGATCCCGTCGCTTTCTCTGTCGGCCCGCTCTCGGTGCGCTGGTACGGTTTGATGTATCTGGTCGCCTTCGTTCAGTTTATTTTGCTCGGGCGTTACCGGATCAAAACCCGGCCAGGCTTGCTGAGCATCGAACAACTGGATGACCTGCTTTTTTACGGCATGCTCGGTGTGATCATTGGCGGACGACTTGGGCAGGTTCTGTTCTACGAACCGACGTATTTCCTGGCCAATCCACTGGAAATATTCGCCGTCTGGAAAGGCGGCATGAGCTTCCATGGCGGCTTCATTGGCGTACTGCTGGCAATCGGCCTGTGGGGCCGAAAACTCAGCCTGAACTGGTTCGATGTGACGGATTTCATTGCGCCGCTGGTGCCACTCGGTCTGGCGGCCGGACGAGTCGGGAATTTCATCAACGGCGAGCTCTGGGGCCGGGTCGCCGAAGCCAGCCTGCCGTGGGCAATGATCTTTCCACAATCCGGCGACATGGCGCCGCGCCACCCTTCCCAGCTCTATCACGTCGGGCTGGAAGGTTTGTCGCTGTTCATCATCCTCTGGCTATTCACTGCCAAGCCGCGCCCCCGCGCTGCCGCCTCGGGCGTGTTCCTGATCGGTTACGGCGCCTTCCGTTTCATTACCGAGTTTTTCCGGGAGCCGGATCACGGCATTTTCGGGCAGTCCTACACGATCAGCATGGGCCAGTGGCTGTCGTTGCCGATGATCCTGGCCGGGGTGGCGCTGGTGGTATTTGCCTACCGGAAGAAGCCTCTATAA
- the ilvD gene encoding dihydroxy-acid dehydratase encodes MPQYRSRTSTHGRNMAGARSLWRATGMKDGDFGKPIIAVVNSFTQFVPGHVHLKDMGQLVAREIEAAGGVAKEFNTIAIDDGIAMGHSGMLYSLPSRDLIADSVEYMVNAHCADAMVCISNCDKITPGMLMAAMRLNIPVIFVSGGPMEAGKVKLQDQVIHLDLVDAMVKAADHTVSQADLDEIERSACPTCGSCSGMFTANSMNCLTEAFGLSLPGNGTVVATHADRKQLFLRAGRQIVELCKRYYEQDDTSVLPRSIATKAAFENAMTLDVAMGGSTNTVLHILATAQEAGVDFTMADIDRISRSVPCLCKVAPMTDKYHIEDVHRAGGIMGILGELDRAGLINRDVPNVYAKNLGEAIDRWDVVREHDVKVHEFFKAAPGGVPTQVAFSQDRRFNELDLDRTHGCIRNKANAFSQEGGLAVLYGNIALDGCIVKTAGVDESIWKFSGRARVFESQDTAVEAILGEKIVAGDVVVIRYEGPKGGPGMQEMLYPTSYLKSMGLGKACALLTDGRFSGGTSGLSIGHASPEAADGGAIGLVEEGDTIEIDIPARRIHLAITDGELAQRRAAMEAKGEAAWQPVSRERKVSAALQAYALMATSADKGAVRDVKQIQRRK; translated from the coding sequence ATGCCGCAATACCGTTCCCGCACCTCCACCCACGGCCGCAACATGGCCGGTGCCCGCTCCCTGTGGCGCGCCACAGGCATGAAGGATGGCGACTTCGGCAAGCCGATCATCGCCGTGGTCAACAGCTTTACCCAGTTCGTGCCCGGCCACGTTCACCTCAAGGACATGGGTCAGCTGGTGGCGCGCGAGATCGAGGCAGCCGGCGGCGTTGCCAAGGAATTCAACACCATCGCCATCGACGACGGCATCGCCATGGGCCACAGCGGCATGCTGTACTCGCTGCCCAGCCGCGACCTGATCGCCGACTCGGTCGAATACATGGTCAACGCCCACTGTGCCGACGCCATGGTCTGCATCTCCAACTGCGACAAGATCACCCCGGGTATGCTGATGGCCGCCATGCGCCTCAACATCCCGGTCATCTTCGTTTCAGGCGGCCCGATGGAAGCCGGCAAAGTCAAGCTGCAGGATCAGGTGATCCATCTCGATCTGGTCGATGCCATGGTCAAGGCCGCCGACCACACCGTCTCACAAGCCGACCTCGACGAAATCGAACGTTCAGCCTGCCCGACCTGTGGTTCCTGTTCCGGCATGTTTACCGCCAACTCGATGAACTGCCTGACTGAAGCCTTCGGCCTCAGCCTGCCCGGCAACGGTACCGTGGTCGCCACTCACGCCGATCGCAAGCAGCTCTTTCTGCGTGCCGGCCGTCAGATCGTCGAGCTGTGCAAGCGCTACTACGAGCAGGACGACACCTCGGTGCTGCCACGCTCGATCGCCACCAAGGCCGCCTTCGAAAATGCCATGACCCTCGATGTTGCGATGGGTGGTTCGACCAACACCGTGCTCCATATCCTGGCCACGGCACAGGAGGCGGGCGTCGATTTCACCATGGCCGATATCGACCGTATTTCACGTTCGGTACCCTGTCTGTGCAAAGTCGCCCCGATGACCGACAAATATCACATCGAAGACGTCCATCGTGCCGGCGGCATCATGGGCATCCTCGGCGAACTCGACCGGGCTGGCCTGATCAATCGTGACGTGCCGAACGTCTATGCGAAAAACCTCGGCGAAGCGATTGATCGTTGGGATGTGGTACGCGAGCACGACGTCAAGGTGCACGAGTTTTTCAAGGCCGCGCCCGGTGGCGTGCCGACCCAGGTCGCCTTCTCGCAGGATCGTCGCTTCAACGAACTGGATCTTGATCGGACCCACGGCTGTATCCGCAACAAGGCCAATGCCTTCTCGCAGGAAGGCGGCCTGGCCGTGCTCTACGGCAACATTGCGCTGGATGGCTGCATCGTCAAAACGGCCGGTGTCGACGAGTCGATCTGGAAATTCAGCGGCCGTGCCCGCGTCTTCGAAAGTCAGGACACGGCGGTCGAAGCCATCCTGGGCGAAAAAATCGTCGCTGGTGACGTTGTCGTCATTCGCTATGAAGGCCCGAAGGGTGGTCCCGGCATGCAGGAAATGCTCTACCCGACGTCCTATCTGAAGTCGATGGGTCTCGGCAAGGCCTGTGCGCTGCTCACCGATGGCCGCTTCTCCGGCGGCACCTCCGGGCTTTCCATTGGCCATGCCTCGCCCGAAGCGGCCGACGGCGGCGCCATCGGTCTGGTGGAAGAGGGTGACACCATCGAAATCGACATCCCGGCTCGTCGCATCCATTTGGCCATCACCGATGGCGAGCTGGCCCAGCGTCGCGCTGCGATGGAAGCCAAGGGCGAAGCCGCCTGGCAACCGGTCAGTCGCGAGCGCAAGGTTTCCGCCGCTCTGCAAGCCTATGCCCTGATGGCTACCTCGGCCGACAAGGGAGCCGTGCGGGACGTTAAGCAGATTCAGCGCCGCAAGTGA